The Candidatus Binatus sp. genomic interval ATCTATCGGGTCGCGCGATTGATCGAGAGCGGCGTCCCGCCGGCCGCGATTCTATTGCTCACGTTCACCCGCCGCGCGTCGCAGGAGATGCTGCGCCGGGCGGAGCAACTGGTCGGCGATCGCGCGGGCGCGGTCGCGGGCGGTACTTTTCATTCCTTCGCGAATAACGTGCTGCGACGGCACGGGGCTCCCATCTCGCTCAAGCCGAACTTCACGATTCTCGACCGCTCCGACATGGAGGATGTGGTCAATCTCATCCGCACCCGGATGGGACTCGGGACGCGCGAGCGCCGCTTTCCGAAGAAGGCCGCCGTCGCGGAAGCGATCAGCATGGCGCGCAACAAGCGCCGCGCGCTGCCGGAGGAAATCGAGCTGGATTTCCCGCATCTGCTCGAACATCTCACCGAAATCCTGAAACTCGCGGCGGCCTACGAGAGCTACAAGCGCGAGCGCGGCCTGCTCGACTACGACGATTTGCTGTACCGGCTCGCCGAGCTGCTCGACAAATTCGAGCACGTGCGGCGCCGCCTTTCCGACACGTATCGCTACATCATGATCGACGAGTACCAGGACACGAACCTGATCCAGGCGGAGCTGGTGCGGCTGCTGGCGATGACGCATCGCAATGTGATGGCGGTGGGCGATGACGCGCAATCGATCTACTCTTTCCGCGGCGCCAATTTCCGCAACATCATGGATTTTCCCGCGATTTTTCCTGGCGCGAAAATCGTCAAGCTCGAAGAAAACTATCGCTCGTTGCAGGGCATCCTCGATCTCGCCAATGACGTGATCGCGCGCGCCGGCGCGAAATACGCCAAGGCGCTGTTTACCGGCCGCCGCGGCGATTTCCGGCCGTTTCTCGTGCGCGCGCAGGACGAGCACATGCAATCGCGCTTCGTCGCGCAGCGGATTCTCGAACTGCGCGAAGAGGGCGTCGAGCTGGCCGAAATCGCGGTGTTGTTCCGATCAGGTTTCCACTCGTTCGATCTCGAACTCGAACTCCAGCGCCGCGATATTCCGTTCATCAAGCGCGGCGGCTT includes:
- a CDS encoding ATP-dependent helicase, with amino-acid sequence MADKVIYLREKPASAADERNYKIKYAELLNPAQLEAVTHRDGPLLVVAGAGSGKTRTLIYRVARLIESGVPPAAILLLTFTRRASQEMLRRAEQLVGDRAGAVAGGTFHSFANNVLRRHGAPISLKPNFTILDRSDMEDVVNLIRTRMGLGTRERRFPKKAAVAEAISMARNKRRALPEEIELDFPHLLEHLTEILKLAAAYESYKRERGLLDYDDLLYRLAELLDKFEHVRRRLSDTYRYIMIDEYQDTNLIQAELVRLLAMTHRNVMAVGDDAQSIYSFRGANFRNIMDFPAIFPGAKIVKLEENYRSLQGILDLANDVIARAGAKYAKALFTGRRGDFRPFLVRAQDEHMQSRFVAQRILELREEGVELAEIAVLFRSGFHSFDLELELQRRDIPFIKRGGFKFIETAHIKDVLAHLRIIVNPQDAVSWLRALTLVKGIGHRSAERAIDSLISDDNPEAAIAKLAARARGGSESGLKRLATLIEGLRREGQRPADQIAMTLEYYLPVMREAYADDHPRRERDLEHFQNITERYKSLERMLADMALEPPSDSLGGVLAVESEDEYLTLSTIHSAKGLEWKVVFLIWAAEGRFPAPQSVGDDDIEEERRLMYVASTRARDELYLSYPIYMFDRAMGYVMGRVSRFLEDVPAELLQTATLQESEDPD